In a single window of the Pontibacter russatus genome:
- a CDS encoding bile acid:sodium symporter family protein has protein sequence MYIYKTALGLAAVCLAAALFMALSGNLGQAGPFFIAFFAALAIGFRGYEKFRGFSYTVMIFAAVTAALYYPSYFVEVDGFKFAVLITPLIQLIMFGMGTSMSVQDFIGVAKMPKGVIVGLLCQFTIMPFLGFAIASTSDFSPEIAAGIVLIGCSPSGLASNVMNYLARANLALSITITTIATLLAPLFTPLLMGLLAGAFVEINVLDMMWDIVKMVIIPIGAGLLFNKLLRGKAKWLDDAMPLVSMFGIAFIIVIITAAGRDSLLEIGGTLILLVLVHNLAGYFLGYWGGRLFRMEERDCRTIAIEVGMQNGGLASGIAKEMGKMATVGLAAAVFGPLMNITGSILASYWHRKPPAGELDEMPQRDDAVGMVKR, from the coding sequence ATATACATCTATAAGACAGCCCTTGGCCTGGCCGCAGTTTGCCTGGCGGCGGCGCTTTTTATGGCGCTGAGCGGAAACCTCGGGCAGGCGGGCCCCTTCTTTATCGCTTTCTTCGCTGCGCTGGCCATCGGGTTCCGGGGCTACGAAAAGTTCAGGGGCTTCTCCTACACCGTCATGATTTTTGCGGCCGTGACGGCGGCGCTGTATTACCCCAGTTATTTTGTGGAGGTGGATGGCTTTAAATTCGCCGTGCTCATCACGCCGCTCATCCAGCTCATCATGTTCGGGATGGGCACTTCCATGAGTGTGCAGGATTTTATCGGTGTGGCGAAGATGCCCAAAGGGGTCATCGTCGGGCTTCTGTGCCAGTTCACCATTATGCCTTTCCTGGGCTTCGCCATCGCCAGCACGAGCGATTTCTCTCCTGAGATAGCGGCCGGCATCGTGCTCATCGGCTGCTCCCCGAGCGGGCTCGCCTCCAACGTGATGAACTACCTGGCCAGGGCCAACTTGGCGCTCTCCATCACCATCACCACCATCGCCACGCTGCTCGCGCCCCTTTTCACGCCGCTGCTGATGGGCCTGCTGGCGGGTGCCTTTGTGGAGATAAACGTGCTGGACATGATGTGGGACATCGTGAAGATGGTTATTATCCCCATCGGCGCGGGGCTCCTGTTCAACAAACTGCTGCGCGGCAAAGCCAAATGGCTGGACGATGCCATGCCCCTGGTGTCCATGTTCGGGATTGCCTTCATCATCGTTATCATCACGGCGGCGGGCAGGGACAGCCTGCTGGAGATTGGCGGCACTCTGATTCTGCTCGTGCTGGTGCATAACCTGGCGGGCTACTTCCTTGGCTATTGGGGGGGCAGGCTGTTCAGGATGGAAGAACGCGACTGCCGCACCATCGCCATCGAGGTGGGGATGCAGAACGGGGGCCTTGCCTCCGGCATTGCCAAAGAGATGGGCAAGATGGCCACCGTGGGGCTGGCCGCCGCGGTGTTCGGCCCGCTCATGAACATCACCGGGTCTATCCTGGCCTCCTACTGGCACCGGAAGCCGCCCGCAGGCGAGCTTGACGAGATGCCGCAAAGAGACGACGCCGTGGGGATGGTGAAGCGGTAG
- a CDS encoding RraA family protein — protein MRFSLYIVLPFVLGLLCGGSSLAQTIPKDELIFLTAEWKGERFPDGRPKIPDELLERAKHIGIDDAWTVLKNEGYTNQFAGDWKMVKDDVPVIGRAVTAMFMPSRPDVEKHIKERGTTKQGRKGNTNAWPIEVLTKGDVYVADGFGKIGGGTLMGATLANSIYSKSGNGVVFNGSARDLQEIQNIEGFNAFVRDFHPSFLEEMVLMGLNTPIRIGNAIVLPGDLVIAQREGVLFVPAHLAEQVVGTAEFVTRKDKFGFEMVKSGRYTTGQIDSQWTDQIKKDFLKWLDQHPELGKMSRAELDQVMSKRTW, from the coding sequence ATGAGATTTAGCTTATATATAGTGCTGCCATTTGTGCTTGGCCTGTTGTGTGGAGGTTCTTCGCTTGCACAGACCATCCCCAAAGACGAACTGATTTTCCTGACGGCGGAGTGGAAAGGGGAACGGTTTCCGGACGGCCGCCCCAAAATTCCGGACGAGCTGCTGGAGCGGGCAAAACATATCGGAATCGACGATGCCTGGACGGTGCTGAAAAACGAGGGCTACACGAATCAGTTCGCCGGCGACTGGAAAATGGTGAAGGACGACGTGCCGGTGATTGGCCGCGCCGTGACAGCCATGTTCATGCCGAGCCGCCCTGATGTGGAGAAGCATATAAAAGAGCGCGGAACAACCAAACAGGGCAGGAAGGGAAACACCAACGCCTGGCCCATCGAGGTGCTGACCAAAGGCGACGTATATGTGGCGGACGGCTTCGGGAAGATAGGCGGGGGAACGCTGATGGGCGCCACGCTGGCCAACTCCATATATAGCAAGTCGGGCAACGGCGTGGTGTTCAACGGCAGCGCGCGGGACCTGCAGGAGATACAGAACATCGAGGGTTTCAATGCCTTCGTTCGTGATTTCCACCCCTCTTTTCTGGAGGAGATGGTGCTGATGGGGCTCAACACGCCCATCCGCATCGGTAACGCCATCGTGCTGCCCGGCGATTTGGTGATTGCCCAGCGGGAGGGGGTGCTTTTTGTGCCGGCGCACCTGGCCGAGCAGGTGGTGGGCACCGCGGAGTTCGTGACCCGGAAAGATAAGTTCGGCTTCGAGATGGTGAAGTCAGGCCGCTACACCACCGGGCAGATTGACAGCCAGTGGACAGACCAGATCAAAAAAGACTTTTTGAAGTGGCTAGACCAGCACCCCGAGCTGGGCAAAATGTCGCGGGCCGAGCTCGACCAGGTGATGAGCAAACGGACCTGGTGA
- a CDS encoding RraA family protein — MRKIALLFIAIVFCGVSAQAQRVGASPEYVKTLTSQWKGERLADGRPKVPDIVLERLQNATLEQIWGYLGNKGYRNQVAKDWVILKPGSTMVGRVLTAQFMPSRPDLDSLVRAQGKAEGRSQKGGINIWPIDILTKGDVYVADGFGKVKDGTLIGSSLGNAIYGKTGKGVIFNGSVRDMQELKATEGFNAWVKGHDPSYIKDMTPTSINTPIRIGEVTVFPGDVVFANDYGVVFIPAHLVEGLVAASEMTALRDEFERVLLQQGKYPSGEIHGDWSDKIKNEFRAWVAKYPRQLAVSKKDIEAYLSKQN; from the coding sequence ATGAGAAAAATAGCACTGCTGTTTATAGCAATCGTTTTCTGCGGAGTATCGGCCCAGGCCCAGCGGGTGGGGGCGTCGCCTGAATATGTGAAAACGCTTACCTCGCAGTGGAAGGGGGAGCGCCTCGCGGATGGCCGCCCCAAGGTGCCTGACATTGTGCTGGAGCGGTTGCAAAATGCCACACTGGAGCAGATATGGGGCTACCTGGGCAACAAAGGCTACCGCAACCAGGTGGCAAAGGATTGGGTGATTCTGAAGCCGGGCAGCACGATGGTCGGCCGTGTGCTGACGGCCCAGTTCATGCCGTCCCGGCCGGACCTGGACAGCCTGGTGCGGGCGCAGGGCAAGGCCGAGGGCCGCTCGCAGAAAGGCGGCATCAACATATGGCCCATCGATATCCTGACAAAAGGGGATGTATATGTGGCCGACGGCTTCGGAAAGGTGAAAGACGGCACTCTGATCGGCTCGAGTTTAGGCAACGCCATATATGGCAAGACCGGCAAGGGCGTCATCTTCAACGGCTCGGTGCGGGACATGCAGGAGCTGAAGGCCACGGAGGGCTTCAATGCCTGGGTGAAGGGCCACGACCCCTCTTATATCAAGGACATGACACCCACCTCCATCAACACCCCGATTCGTATCGGGGAGGTGACGGTGTTCCCCGGCGATGTGGTGTTCGCCAACGACTATGGCGTGGTGTTTATCCCCGCCCACCTGGTGGAGGGGCTGGTGGCTGCCTCGGAGATGACCGCGCTGCGCGACGAGTTTGAGCGGGTGCTGCTGCAGCAGGGCAAGTACCCCTCCGGCGAGATACACGGCGACTGGTCCGACAAGATCAAGAACGAGTTCAGGGCCTGGGTGGCCAAATACCCCAGGCAGCTCGCCGTATCCAAAAAAGACATTGAGGCTTATCTTTCTAAGCAGAATTGA
- a CDS encoding mandelate racemase/muconate lactonizing enzyme family protein: MKSIIHQITEKFKAEEKQEAVARQAELQDPSTTNQRREFLKRSALGGLALGGLMSCAPIEDVMAHTTSRVNRLSNPSDLKITDMRVAVLQVTGRQPVIRIDTNQGIYGLGDVRDGGDERYALMLKSRILGENPCNVEKLWKKIRQFGYHGRQGGGVCAVEMALWDLAGKAYGVPAWQLLGGRYRDKIRLYADTPGANSPEEFAKTMKLRVQDQGFTWLKMDLGIHVVANQPGTIVNSKFWSGADGKMQGQYDTRDYMSYGSTLHPFTQVQITEKGLDALAEYVEQVRNAVGYEIPLSSDHFGHFDVNNSIRFAKRMEPYRLAWVEDMVPWMDTEKWKVLTHAIETPTITGEDIFGLKDGFKPLIDAQAVDLIHPDLGTSGGLLETKRIGDYAEEQGIAMAMHQAGSPVTFMANVHCAAATQNFLSLEHHSVDDEWWEKLVKPTGKQPLITKGFANVPLDAPGLGIELNDEVMKQHLHPSAKGYFEPTPEWNEKRSHDRLWS, translated from the coding sequence ATGAAAAGCATTATACACCAGATTACAGAGAAGTTTAAGGCAGAGGAGAAACAGGAGGCGGTGGCCCGGCAGGCGGAACTGCAGGACCCGTCCACTACCAACCAGCGGCGTGAGTTCCTCAAGCGCTCAGCTTTGGGGGGGCTTGCTTTGGGAGGCCTGATGTCCTGTGCCCCCATCGAGGATGTGATGGCCCACACCACTTCCAGGGTGAACCGCCTGTCAAACCCATCCGACCTGAAGATTACAGACATGCGCGTGGCCGTGCTGCAGGTGACAGGCCGCCAGCCCGTTATCCGGATCGACACCAACCAGGGCATATATGGCCTGGGCGATGTGCGCGATGGCGGCGACGAGCGCTACGCCCTCATGCTGAAGAGCCGGATTTTAGGGGAGAACCCTTGTAATGTGGAGAAACTCTGGAAAAAGATTCGGCAGTTTGGCTACCACGGCCGCCAGGGAGGCGGTGTGTGTGCCGTAGAAATGGCGCTCTGGGATTTGGCGGGTAAAGCCTACGGCGTGCCCGCCTGGCAGCTGTTGGGTGGCAGGTACCGTGATAAAATCCGCCTGTATGCCGATACGCCGGGAGCCAACAGTCCTGAAGAGTTTGCAAAGACAATGAAACTAAGGGTGCAGGACCAGGGCTTTACCTGGTTGAAGATGGACTTGGGTATCCACGTGGTTGCTAACCAGCCGGGCACTATCGTGAACAGCAAGTTCTGGTCTGGGGCAGACGGTAAAATGCAGGGGCAGTACGATACCCGGGACTATATGAGCTATGGCAGCACGCTGCACCCTTTTACCCAGGTGCAGATAACCGAGAAAGGATTGGACGCGCTGGCCGAGTATGTAGAGCAGGTGCGCAATGCCGTAGGCTACGAAATCCCGCTGTCGTCCGACCACTTCGGCCACTTCGACGTGAACAACTCCATTCGCTTTGCCAAGAGAATGGAGCCCTACCGGCTGGCGTGGGTGGAGGATATGGTGCCGTGGATGGACACAGAGAAGTGGAAAGTGCTGACGCATGCCATAGAAACGCCAACCATCACCGGAGAGGATATTTTTGGGCTAAAGGATGGGTTTAAGCCGCTTATTGATGCGCAGGCAGTAGATCTGATTCACCCGGACCTGGGCACTTCCGGCGGCCTGCTGGAAACCAAGCGCATCGGGGATTACGCCGAGGAACAGGGTATTGCCATGGCGATGCACCAGGCTGGCTCTCCTGTCACCTTTATGGCCAATGTGCATTGCGCGGCCGCCACGCAGAACTTCCTATCGCTGGAGCACCACTCCGTGGACGACGAGTGGTGGGAGAAACTGGTGAAGCCGACAGGCAAGCAGCCCCTGATCACCAAGGGCTTTGCCAACGTGCCGCTGGATGCACCGGGGTTAGGAATTGAGCTGAATGATGAGGTGATGAAACAGCACCTGCACCCCAGTGCAAAAGGCTATTTTGAGCCAACTCCCGAGTGGAACGAAAAGCGCTCCCACGACAGGCTCTGGAGCTAA
- a CDS encoding mandelate racemase/muconate lactonizing enzyme family protein, whose protein sequence is MANKQSRRSFLAKSSMAGLAGFGLMSGFGNELQAAVEKGPLQSSPSDLKITDIKAGYIRNGHSLFVKVYTNQDIWGCGEAVDATPGTYHLVKMFGERIKGKSPLNVNRIFEDVRKGGFFEGAQAGMYVAVLSAVETALWDLAGKALGVPVYQLLGGKFRDKIRVYCDTGAYRQRNPTPKMYGEAAKDVVKRGYTAVKLDIDEANDPNKYDRYNWTASPAELERMYNQIAAVREAVGPHIDICVDMHGRYDATTGHRVAKMMEPLNLMFLEEPVPAENVDALKYITESTSTPICVGENLYLAHGFRRLLEIGAADMVMPDLQKAGGLGEGQRIANLANLYYVPFSPHMVGSYLAAMASCHVCASVPNFAILEWQLYFHTDPMFKEIVTFDGPMTEDGFIVLRDKPGIGVEINEEGMKKYATKDYPFFV, encoded by the coding sequence ATGGCGAATAAACAATCCAGGCGCTCCTTCCTGGCTAAGAGCAGTATGGCCGGCCTTGCCGGGTTTGGCCTGATGTCCGGTTTCGGGAACGAACTGCAGGCTGCGGTAGAGAAAGGGCCGCTGCAATCCAGCCCATCCGACCTGAAGATAACCGACATAAAGGCGGGCTACATCCGGAACGGCCACAGCCTGTTCGTGAAGGTATACACCAACCAGGACATATGGGGATGCGGAGAGGCCGTGGACGCCACGCCCGGCACCTACCACCTGGTGAAGATGTTCGGGGAGCGCATCAAAGGCAAAAGCCCGCTGAACGTAAACCGCATCTTTGAGGATGTGCGGAAGGGCGGCTTTTTTGAGGGAGCCCAGGCGGGAATGTACGTAGCCGTTCTGTCGGCGGTTGAGACTGCCCTGTGGGACCTGGCGGGAAAGGCCCTGGGCGTGCCGGTTTACCAGTTGCTGGGCGGCAAGTTCAGGGACAAAATCCGGGTATATTGCGATACCGGGGCTTACCGCCAGCGAAACCCCACCCCGAAAATGTATGGCGAGGCCGCGAAAGATGTCGTGAAAAGGGGCTACACCGCCGTGAAGCTGGACATTGACGAGGCGAACGACCCCAACAAGTACGACCGCTACAACTGGACCGCCAGCCCCGCCGAGCTCGAGCGGATGTACAACCAGATAGCCGCCGTGCGGGAGGCAGTGGGGCCCCACATCGATATATGTGTGGACATGCACGGGCGCTACGACGCCACCACAGGCCACCGCGTGGCCAAAATGATGGAGCCCCTGAACCTGATGTTCCTGGAGGAACCCGTTCCGGCCGAAAACGTGGACGCACTTAAATATATCACGGAGTCCACCAGTACGCCCATCTGCGTGGGAGAAAACCTGTACCTGGCCCATGGTTTCCGGCGGCTGCTCGAGATAGGGGCTGCCGATATGGTGATGCCCGATTTGCAGAAAGCCGGAGGGCTGGGCGAGGGCCAGCGGATAGCCAACCTGGCCAACCTCTACTACGTGCCTTTCTCGCCGCATATGGTGGGCTCTTACCTGGCCGCCATGGCCTCCTGCCACGTGTGTGCCTCCGTGCCCAACTTCGCCATTCTGGAGTGGCAGCTGTACTTCCACACCGACCCCATGTTCAAGGAGATCGTGACCTTTGACGGCCCCATGACGGAGGACGGTTTTATTGTGCTGCGGGACAAGCCGGGGATAGGGGTGGAGATAAACGAGGAAGGAATGAAAAAGTACGCTACAAAAGACTACCCCTTCTTTGTGTGA
- a CDS encoding RraA family protein translates to MKKNYALLLIVLFLGLSTTSQAQQISREELLFLTPEWKGERFPDGRPKVPDAILERMKLVTHEEAWAVMKGENYKHQYAEGWLVINPDSVLVGRALTATFMPGRPDVQRVITEKGHKKDGRIKDQNSWPVDMLVKGDVYVADQFGAHENGPTIGDNLANSIYAKSGNGIVYNGAVRDIAGLKELGSFTSFVRSYHPSHHLNNPDGELNTTLIGINKPTRIGDVMVLPGDIVLGRDGGVSFIPPHLAEKVVKTSEVVRLRDMFGHQRLREQKYTAGQIDNRWSPEIEKDFSKWLNDHLDELPVPKEQIQEMLKTRTW, encoded by the coding sequence ATGAAAAAAAATTACGCACTCCTTCTCATTGTACTCTTTCTTGGCCTTTCCACCACCTCGCAGGCGCAGCAGATTTCCCGCGAGGAGCTGCTCTTTCTCACCCCCGAGTGGAAAGGCGAGCGCTTCCCCGACGGCCGCCCGAAGGTTCCGGATGCTATTCTCGAGAGAATGAAGCTGGTAACCCACGAAGAGGCCTGGGCGGTGATGAAGGGAGAGAACTACAAGCACCAGTACGCCGAGGGATGGCTGGTGATAAACCCCGACAGTGTGCTGGTGGGCCGCGCGCTCACGGCCACGTTCATGCCGGGCCGCCCCGACGTCCAGCGGGTTATCACGGAGAAGGGCCATAAAAAGGACGGACGGATCAAGGACCAGAACTCCTGGCCCGTTGACATGCTGGTGAAGGGCGACGTATATGTGGCCGATCAGTTCGGGGCGCATGAAAACGGCCCGACCATTGGCGACAACCTGGCGAACTCCATCTATGCCAAATCAGGAAACGGGATTGTCTACAACGGGGCCGTGCGGGATATAGCGGGACTGAAGGAACTGGGCTCTTTCACCTCTTTTGTGCGCAGCTACCACCCCTCTCACCACCTGAACAACCCGGACGGAGAACTCAACACCACGCTCATCGGAATCAACAAGCCTACCCGGATAGGGGATGTGATGGTGTTGCCCGGCGATATCGTGCTGGGCCGCGACGGAGGGGTGAGTTTCATACCGCCGCACCTGGCCGAGAAAGTGGTGAAAACCTCTGAAGTCGTCAGGCTCCGGGATATGTTCGGTCACCAGCGCCTGCGCGAGCAGAAATATACGGCAGGGCAGATTGACAACCGCTGGTCGCCGGAAATAGAGAAAGACTTCTCGAAATGGCTGAACGACCACCTGGACGAGTTGCCGGTTCCGAAAGAGCAGATCCAGGAGATGCTGAAAACCCGCACCTGGTAA
- a CDS encoding SusD/RagB family nutrient-binding outer membrane lipoprotein gives MIKNIYKSVVLIALLIGAGGCDKDFEEINTNPIQPTTLNPEYLFSDALRTSAVNTLGYQAAIVQQVQIPYSGNPAGGNLNVVNETQSAPIFNDLYTLSIRNLTAIIDMTKDDPDRSNLYNMARIWRAYCFQILVDTYGDVPYFEAGKGFLESTYLPKYDEASVIYEDIIKEYQQATDSLEPEGDIVQGDLFYGGDIEQWKKLGNSLLLRTGMRYTEIDEAKAQSIVTTAVDPARGGVMASNEDNAYVPYSAVFIHPFSAPLMATERLNYYVGAPFVEFLQSTDDPRLEYIAVKYENPAGTLESLGEENTNPDDQQGMPYGYDDTNIANAPGFPGKIGAAYAYSQFNRRTVLQLDRPQFLVTYAQTSLLLAEAAHRGYITGGEAVAQENYEAGIRAHMEQMEAYSGVTEDAIINITPEEVDAFLAQPEIAYDPAQALELINEQYWVASFLQFEEAWSNFRRSGYPELEPINYASQDPSVNDIGGGFIRRLPYPLREISVNEDNVKEAIARMGGNTLGNPVFWDVVE, from the coding sequence ATGATAAAGAACATATATAAATCCGTGGTGCTGATTGCTTTGCTGATCGGTGCGGGCGGCTGCGATAAGGATTTTGAGGAGATAAACACAAATCCGATACAGCCCACGACCCTCAACCCCGAGTACCTGTTCTCGGATGCGCTGCGCACTTCCGCTGTCAACACGCTGGGTTACCAGGCGGCCATTGTGCAGCAGGTGCAGATACCCTACTCAGGAAACCCGGCGGGCGGCAATCTCAATGTGGTGAATGAAACACAGTCTGCCCCCATTTTTAACGACCTCTACACTTTGTCGATCAGGAACCTGACTGCCATCATCGACATGACGAAGGACGACCCGGACCGGAGCAACCTCTACAACATGGCCAGGATCTGGCGCGCGTACTGCTTCCAGATTCTGGTGGACACCTACGGCGATGTGCCTTACTTTGAGGCGGGCAAAGGCTTCCTGGAGAGCACCTACCTGCCCAAGTATGATGAGGCCTCGGTTATATATGAGGACATCATAAAGGAATACCAGCAGGCGACTGACTCCCTGGAGCCGGAGGGCGATATCGTGCAGGGAGACTTGTTCTACGGGGGCGATATTGAGCAGTGGAAAAAGCTTGGCAACTCGCTTTTGCTGCGCACCGGCATGCGTTACACTGAGATTGACGAGGCAAAAGCGCAATCTATTGTCACGACAGCGGTTGACCCGGCAAGGGGCGGCGTCATGGCTTCGAACGAGGACAACGCTTATGTTCCCTACAGTGCGGTTTTCATCCATCCCTTCTCGGCTCCGCTGATGGCTACTGAGCGGCTTAACTACTATGTAGGCGCTCCGTTTGTTGAGTTCCTTCAGAGCACCGATGATCCGCGACTGGAATACATTGCGGTGAAATATGAGAACCCTGCCGGAACCCTGGAGTCATTAGGAGAGGAAAACACGAACCCGGATGACCAGCAAGGAATGCCCTATGGGTATGATGACACGAACATTGCCAACGCACCTGGTTTCCCCGGTAAAATCGGCGCTGCCTACGCCTACTCCCAGTTCAACCGCAGGACGGTGCTGCAACTCGACAGGCCGCAGTTCCTGGTGACGTACGCCCAGACATCGCTGCTTCTGGCAGAGGCTGCGCACAGAGGGTATATAACTGGAGGCGAGGCCGTGGCTCAGGAGAATTATGAAGCTGGTATCAGGGCGCACATGGAGCAGATGGAGGCTTACAGTGGCGTGACCGAGGACGCCATCATCAACATTACACCGGAAGAGGTGGATGCCTTCCTGGCACAGCCTGAGATTGCCTATGACCCCGCCCAGGCATTGGAGCTGATAAACGAGCAGTACTGGGTTGCATCTTTCCTGCAGTTCGAGGAAGCCTGGTCTAACTTCCGCAGAAGCGGCTACCCGGAATTAGAGCCTATCAACTATGCGAGTCAGGACCCTTCTGTAAACGATATTGGGGGCGGCTTCATCCGCAGGCTGCCCTATCCGCTGCGGGAAATCTCTGTAAACGAAGACAATGTAAAGGAGGCCATCGCTCGGATGGGGGGCAACACGCTCGGCAACCCGGTGTTCTGGGACGTGGTGGAGTAG